The nucleotide window AGATAGCCATAAAGAGAAAAGTTTCCTTGAATTTATGAATACTGCTTCGTTACAAATCGTAAAAGGTTTTGTAGAACCAAGCTTGTCTGAAGCTAAAATTGGAGATCATTTTCAGTTTCAACGTTTAGGTTATTTTGTTGTTGACAAAGATGCAACTGACTCAAAATTAGTATTTAACAAAACAGTTGGACTAAAAGATGCCTGGGAAGAAAAAGACAAAAAAGAGGCAAATTTGTTATTGAATACACAAAAAGAAATCAATAAATATGTAAAAGAAAATGACGATAAATCAGCTTCTTCTCTTTTAAATGGAATTGTTACCAATATTAAATCGATCAATAATTTTAGTCTTCTTTGTCAAACTTTGGTCAAAAATGTAAAGAATGATAATAACTCATTGTTGTTTGCCAATTTGATTTTGCATTTTTCAGATAAAGTAAAAGAGAATGATATTGATATTGCTGTTTTACAAAAATTGTATTCCATGTCTCTGAAAAGTCAAATGCCGGCAGTACGTATTTTTGTATTGTTAAATTTAAAAAGAGATTTGAATAATAATTCAGTTTTCGAAACACAGATTTCTGAATTAAGAAATATTGAGAAAAATGAAAAAGTTTTAGAGGTTCTAAATTCCATTTAAAAAATAAATTTTATCTATCAAAAGTGCTTTATATAAAGCACTTTTTTTATTATATATAATATTGATTATGATTAAATTTTAAATAATTATTTTTTATAAAAAACAGCTTTTATATTTTTATTATAAGCTAATATTTTAATTTGTTGATATGAATTCATTATTTTAAAATTTTAATTCAGTGTAAGCCTTTATTTGAAGTTTTTTATAAAAAATGGTCTCTTTTGAGTATTAAAAATTAATTATCATTCCTTTTTTTAAAATTACGATTGTCTTTTATTTTATATTATTTTTTATTATAATAATTTTAAAAATAATAATTTATAGTTATTATTTATTTTAAATATTAAAAAATAAAAAATAATAATTAAAATTGATTAAATTTAGCTTTAATAAATCAATTGTAAAGTATTTATTTTTGTTTTGTATGTTCTGATATTATTTTTAATTTTTAGTTTAAATAATGGCTTTAAATCCAATTATTCTTCAATAATTACCACTTTAACTGCTTGTTAACATTACTTTGTTCATAAAGTTGTAAATTTATAAGTAGTAACCTTAAAAATTTAAGTAATATGTCAAATAACACTGGAAATACAATTGTAGCCATTTTAGCAGGAGCTGCTGTAGGTGCAACTTTGGGAATTTTGTTTGCACCGGATAAAGGATCGAAAACCCGTGAAAAAATAAAAGATGGTTTGGATGAAGCCAAACATAATTTTCAGGACAAATACCACGAAGTGTCTGATAAATTGATTACGAAAGCTAAGGATTTAATTGGTAAAGACGATGTTGACGGTAATTATCAAAATATAGTTAACTCATTTAGTCATAAGACTGAAGATGCAATTTCATTTTTAGAAAATAAATTGGCTGATCTTAAATTAAAAAATGCTAAATTACAGAAGTAAAAACAGCATCTATGGCTTTTGATAATATAAAAGAAAACACAGATAACATTCAGGAGCAGGCTCACGATTATATTGAAAAATCGGCATCCTATTATAAATTATGGGGTTTCAAGGTAGCTATGAAATCAACGACAATGATTTTGAAGTTTTCTTTAATTTTGTTGTGTTTTTCAATGGTCTTGTTATTTGGTTCGGTAGGAGCGGCTCTCGCGATTGGTGTTTATTTTGGCAGTTATGCAATCGGTTTTTTATCTGTGGGCGGTTTTTATCTGATTATTACCATTCTTTTATCTTTTGTTAAGAGCAAAGTTGTAGAAGGACCAATATTAGAAAAATTTTCAGAAATCTTTTTTAATGATTAACTATGGAAAAAAAGAAATATTCATCCTATGCTGAGATTGAAAACGATTTGGAGATTTTAAAATTGGAGCGACAAATTAGTTATCAGAAATTGGTTCTCAATGTTCAAAGAACTAAGGATTCTATAACTCCTGAAAATATTGTCAGTGGTTTTTTGGAGCCTTATAAAATTAAGATCCCAAATTCATTACGTTTTATATTCAAAACGATTACTCCATACGTTATGAGTTATTTTTTAAATAGAAAAAGAGGCAATTAAGCCTCTTTTTTTATTGAATTTTATCACTTGTTATGATTGATCTTCTGTTGGATTTGTAGTATCCGAAGGATTATAATCTATCGATGTGCTATCTGATTTTTTAATCCTTTTTGGCTGTTTTTTCATTTCTTCTCCAATCATATTCGACGCTGTAAAACTGGTCACCATACCGTTTAGCATATCACTCGCGGCTTGTGGAGAGTTTGGTAACAAAATCAGGTTAGAATTTGTATCTGCACCAATTGCTTGTAATGTATCATAATGTTGCGTAATTACGATAAGGGCAGATGCTTCTTGTGAATTAATGCCAACATTGTTTAAAACTTCGACACTTTCTACCAATCCACGAGCTATTTCACGACGTTGATCGGCAATACCTTGTCCTTGCAGTTTTTTACTTTCAGCTTCGGCTTTGGCTTTGGCAACAATTCTAATTCTTTGTGCTTCCGATTCAAACATAGCTGCTGTTTTCTCTCTATCGGCTGCATTTATTCTGTTCATGGCATTTTTTACCTGAATATCTGGGTCAATATCAGTTACTAACGTATTGATAATATCATATCCATAAGTCATCATCGCTTCGTTTAATTCACGTTTCACACCAATTGCGATATCATCTTTTCTTTCGAATACATCGTCCAAAATTAGCTTTGGAACTTCGGCACGAACTACGTCAAAAACGTAGGCTGTAATCTGATCATGCGGATACTCCAATTTATAAAAGGCTTCATAAACATGCTCTTGAATTACTTTAAATTGTACAGAAACCTTCATTTTGATAAAAACATTGTCTTTGGTTTTTGTTTCAATCAAAACATCCAATTGTTGTATTCTTAAATTTACACGACCGGCAATTCTATCAATCAAAGGAATTTTAAATTGTAATCCCGAATTTCGAACACTTAGGAATTTTCCAAAACGTTCAATTATTATGCTCGTTTGTTGTTTTACCGTAAAAAACGAAGAAAGAAAAATAATCAACGCGAAGATGATTATAAAAATTAAGAAAGGACTCATAGTTTTAGTATTTAAGTTACTCTAAGTTATACGTAAGATTTTATTTAAAGTTACAAAATAAAAAATCCCG belongs to Flavobacterium gilvum and includes:
- a CDS encoding YtxH domain-containing protein; amino-acid sequence: MSNNTGNTIVAILAGAAVGATLGILFAPDKGSKTREKIKDGLDEAKHNFQDKYHEVSDKLITKAKDLIGKDDVDGNYQNIVNSFSHKTEDAISFLENKLADLKLKNAKLQK
- a CDS encoding DUF6327 family protein, encoding MEKKKYSSYAEIENDLEILKLERQISYQKLVLNVQRTKDSITPENIVSGFLEPYKIKIPNSLRFIFKTITPYVMSYFLNRKRGN
- a CDS encoding SPFH domain-containing protein, producing the protein MSPFLIFIIIFALIIFLSSFFTVKQQTSIIIERFGKFLSVRNSGLQFKIPLIDRIAGRVNLRIQQLDVLIETKTKDNVFIKMKVSVQFKVIQEHVYEAFYKLEYPHDQITAYVFDVVRAEVPKLILDDVFERKDDIAIGVKRELNEAMMTYGYDIINTLVTDIDPDIQVKNAMNRINAADREKTAAMFESEAQRIRIVAKAKAEAESKKLQGQGIADQRREIARGLVESVEVLNNVGINSQEASALIVITQHYDTLQAIGADTNSNLILLPNSPQAASDMLNGMVTSFTASNMIGEEMKKQPKRIKKSDSTSIDYNPSDTTNPTEDQS